One stretch of Chitinophaga pendula DNA includes these proteins:
- a CDS encoding pyridoxal phosphate-dependent aminotransferase — MPTISQRGQQMPSSPIRKLVPFAEAAKKKGTTVYHLNIGQPDIETPKPVLDAVRHSDFKILEYSHSAGNESYRRKLVEYYARFGVTVTPQQIIVTTGGSEAIIFALMSCLDAGDEIIVPEPFYANYNGFAVEAGIKINTITSSIETGFALPSMEAFEQAISPRTKAILICNPNNPTGYLYSQEELEVLKQLCLKHDLFLFSDEAYREFCYKGTHTSALALEGMGQHVILMDTISKRYSACGGRIGAFVTHNQTVLDAAMKLAQARLSPPTFAQLAGEAAVDLPHDYFDGIKAEYQARRDLLVKLLNEMPNVFCPNPGGAFYAMARLPIDDADRFCQWLLEEFSYEQQTLMLSPGTGFYATPGLGKQEVRFAYVLNTEAIAKAMLCLREALEVYPGRQV; from the coding sequence ATGCCTACCATTAGTCAGAGGGGTCAGCAGATGCCGTCCTCTCCTATCAGAAAGCTCGTACCATTTGCGGAAGCCGCTAAAAAGAAAGGTACTACTGTTTATCACCTGAACATTGGTCAGCCTGATATAGAAACCCCTAAGCCGGTGCTGGATGCGGTACGTCACAGTGATTTCAAGATATTGGAGTATAGCCATAGTGCTGGTAACGAGAGTTATCGCCGGAAGCTGGTGGAATATTATGCGCGCTTCGGTGTGACTGTTACTCCTCAGCAGATCATTGTTACAACTGGTGGCTCTGAAGCGATTATTTTCGCGCTGATGTCTTGTCTGGATGCAGGCGATGAGATTATTGTTCCCGAGCCGTTTTACGCGAACTATAATGGTTTTGCAGTTGAAGCTGGCATTAAGATCAACACCATTACCTCCAGTATCGAAACTGGGTTTGCGCTTCCTTCCATGGAGGCTTTTGAGCAAGCTATTTCTCCACGCACCAAGGCTATACTGATCTGTAATCCTAATAACCCTACCGGTTATTTATATAGTCAGGAAGAATTGGAAGTATTGAAGCAGTTATGTCTGAAACATGACCTGTTCCTGTTCAGCGATGAGGCGTATCGTGAGTTTTGCTATAAGGGCACACATACTTCTGCCCTGGCACTGGAAGGGATGGGACAGCATGTGATCCTGATGGATACTATTTCCAAACGTTATAGTGCATGTGGTGGTCGTATTGGAGCATTTGTTACGCATAATCAGACGGTGTTGGATGCGGCGATGAAGCTGGCACAAGCCCGTTTGAGTCCTCCTACTTTTGCGCAGCTTGCGGGAGAAGCTGCGGTGGATCTTCCGCATGATTATTTTGATGGTATTAAGGCGGAATACCAGGCTCGTCGTGATTTGTTGGTAAAGCTACTGAACGAGATGCCGAATGTGTTTTGTCCTAATCCTGGTGGCGCGTTTTATGCTATGGCCCGTTTACCGATCGATGATGCGGATAGGTTCTGTCAGTGGTTGCTGGAGGAGTTCAGTTATGAGCAGCAGACGCTGATGTTATCTCCGGGTACTGGTTTTTATGCTACACCAGGATTGGGTAAACAGGAGGTTCGGTTCGCTTATGTATTGAATACGGAAGCCATTGCGAAAGCGATGCTTTGTTTACGGGAGGCGCTGGAGGTTTATCCTGGCCGCCAGGTGTAA
- a CDS encoding FecR family protein, with translation MAPARSDHIADDMKMDQQLLDKYFKGNCTAQEVEQVEAYLSGHELQEVDAYFQQAWSAVEAETVTGINTERTTRITGLRRYWYAAAAAVLALISILGWWWQGKRGPHPAGIEMAAKYDTIYNKGNEVRVLQLPDGSRIWLNANAAIAYTYAYNQTNRDLWLNGEAYFEVTKDDARPFRVHTGDLVTKALGTAFNIATTNKVDGTIDVSLLEGKVLVSLKENNNGNSYILQPGQQISYNRNNVLPAPVSFNKEVVLDWRHRKIIFEKSRLVDVFAKLQSRYNCKIDVTGSKLMDKQISGVFEAGTPLPEVLSSLAYVHRFSFKQLSDSAFTVHQGN, from the coding sequence ATGGCGCCTGCACGAAGTGACCATATAGCAGATGACATGAAAATGGACCAGCAATTATTAGATAAATACTTCAAAGGCAATTGCACCGCACAGGAAGTAGAGCAGGTAGAAGCTTACCTCTCTGGTCACGAGTTGCAGGAAGTGGATGCCTACTTTCAGCAGGCCTGGTCCGCAGTGGAGGCCGAAACCGTTACCGGAATAAATACCGAAAGAACAACAAGGATCACCGGGCTGCGTCGCTACTGGTATGCAGCCGCAGCCGCCGTACTGGCTCTTATTAGTATCCTGGGATGGTGGTGGCAGGGTAAACGTGGCCCGCACCCCGCCGGTATCGAAATGGCTGCAAAGTATGATACGATCTATAACAAAGGAAATGAAGTACGCGTGCTGCAATTACCCGACGGCTCCCGTATCTGGCTGAATGCAAACGCTGCCATCGCTTATACCTATGCATATAACCAGACCAATCGTGACCTCTGGTTAAACGGAGAAGCCTATTTCGAAGTGACTAAAGACGACGCCCGCCCATTCCGGGTACATACGGGCGACCTGGTAACAAAAGCCCTGGGAACAGCTTTTAATATCGCTACAACTAACAAAGTGGATGGCACCATCGATGTAAGCCTGCTGGAAGGTAAAGTACTCGTAAGCCTTAAGGAAAATAACAATGGAAACAGCTATATACTGCAACCTGGTCAGCAGATCAGCTATAACAGGAACAATGTACTCCCAGCACCTGTTTCGTTTAATAAAGAGGTCGTATTAGACTGGAGGCACCGCAAAATTATATTTGAGAAAAGCAGGCTGGTCGATGTCTTTGCAAAATTACAAAGTCGCTATAACTGTAAAATTGATGTGACAGGCAGCAAACTGATGGACAAACAAATATCTGGTGTATTCGAGGCAGGTACCCCGCTTCCCGAAGTACTGTCCTCACTGGCTTATGTGCACAGATTCAGTTTTAAACAACTATCAGATAGTGCATTCACTGTGCATCAAGGAAACTGA
- a CDS encoding D-2-hydroxyacid dehydrogenase, with the protein MKKIVVLDGYTLNPGDLDWQYLHQLGKVEIYDRTPPELVAARAAGAEIVLTNKSLLSAATIAFLPALRYIGVMATGYNVVDIAAAKKAGIIVTNVPAYGTATVAQFTFALILELCHHVGIHDQSVKAGDWSRQPDFSYWKTPMMELAGKVLGIVGLGKIGQAVAAIAQVFGMKVIAHHRHPERDALEGITFASLDDCFRQSDFISLHCPLKADNYEFVNKGLLQIMKPTAYLINTSRGPLIREQDLADALNEGIIAGAALDVLSIEPPQAGHPLLSAKNCLLTPHIAWATREARQRLLNTVVDNLDSFIAGQVKNQITM; encoded by the coding sequence ATGAAAAAGATTGTTGTATTGGATGGGTATACACTTAATCCGGGAGACCTGGATTGGCAATACCTGCATCAATTGGGAAAAGTTGAAATATATGACAGAACACCGCCGGAATTGGTCGCCGCACGTGCTGCCGGCGCAGAGATAGTTCTGACAAATAAGTCCTTACTTAGTGCTGCAACGATCGCTTTCTTACCTGCGCTCAGGTATATCGGTGTGATGGCGACCGGCTATAATGTAGTGGACATCGCGGCAGCAAAAAAGGCTGGTATTATAGTGACCAATGTACCCGCGTACGGAACTGCCACAGTGGCGCAGTTCACTTTTGCCTTGATACTGGAACTATGTCATCATGTGGGGATCCATGACCAGAGCGTCAAGGCGGGTGACTGGAGCAGACAACCAGATTTCAGCTATTGGAAAACGCCCATGATGGAATTAGCCGGCAAGGTGCTGGGTATCGTCGGCCTGGGAAAAATTGGGCAGGCAGTAGCTGCCATCGCACAGGTCTTTGGAATGAAAGTGATTGCTCATCACCGTCACCCGGAAAGAGATGCGCTGGAAGGAATAACATTCGCAAGCCTGGACGACTGTTTCCGGCAATCCGATTTTATCAGCCTGCATTGCCCCCTCAAAGCGGATAATTACGAGTTCGTGAATAAAGGATTGCTGCAGATCATGAAGCCAACGGCTTACCTCATCAATACCAGTCGCGGGCCTCTTATCCGGGAACAGGATCTGGCAGATGCGCTGAATGAGGGCATAATTGCCGGTGCTGCACTGGATGTATTATCCATAGAACCACCACAGGCAGGCCATCCGTTGTTAAGCGCTAAAAACTGTCTTCTGACCCCACATATCGCCTGGGCGACCCGGGAAGCCAGGCAACGGTTGCTAAATACCGTCGTAGACAATCTAGATAGTTTTATTGCCGGTCAAGTCAAAAACCAGATTACCATGTAA
- a CDS encoding alpha-ketoacid dehydrogenase subunit alpha/beta → MIDNNELTMNMGSRLSFDEFRKEVLDDYKLACESREVSLLARKEVLTGKAKFGIFGDGKEVAQIAMAKYFKPGDFRSGYYRDQTFVFATGIATAEQFFSQLYADPDLANEPFSGGRQMNSHFATPNLDADGQWRDLTKIKNTATDMAPTAAQMPRALGLAFASKLFRDVEALKPFTHLSNNGNEVCFATIGDASTSEGHFWETMNAAGVLQVPMVVFVWDDGYGISVPRKYQTTKGSISAALEGFRKDEHSNGLEIYNVKGWDYAGLCETFEAGIRKARETHVPVLFHVEELTQPQGHSTSGSHERYKTRERLTWEKEFDCNTKMRQWIVENALADETTLVEIENNARISAQQARKSAWEKYISPIRGYVATFQAHANAVAADPQADTALVNNVIETLQAIREPLRRDILKAAATIVFRHKKISSPALDAMKGFYEQMLNTQKETYNTLLHAEGANSVLNVPVIDPIYEEEAPVINGYEVLNKYFDQLITNNPKVFAFGEDVGKIGDVNQGFAGLQQKHGKQRIFDTGIRELTIMGQGIGMALRGLRPIAEIQYLDYLLYGLQPLSDDVASLQYRTKGIQHCPIIVRTRGHRLEGIWHSGSPMGMTIHALRGMNVCVPRNMVQAAGMYNTLLHANEPALVIESLNGYRLKEKLPHNLGEFTVPLGVPEIVREGTDVTLVSYGSTLRVVEEAMTTLEEMGISCELIDVQTLLPFDIHHSIVSSLKKTNRILFVDEDVPGGGTAYMFQQVIELQGGYRWLDVAPRTLSAQAHRPAYGSDGDYFSKPNVEDVIREVLAMMEE, encoded by the coding sequence ATGATAGATAATAACGAACTGACTATGAACATGGGTAGCCGGCTGTCATTTGATGAATTCCGCAAAGAAGTCCTGGATGACTATAAGCTGGCCTGTGAAAGCAGGGAAGTAAGCTTACTGGCACGTAAAGAAGTGCTTACAGGCAAAGCTAAGTTTGGCATATTCGGCGATGGGAAGGAAGTAGCGCAGATCGCAATGGCCAAATACTTCAAACCAGGAGATTTCCGCTCCGGGTATTACCGCGATCAGACATTCGTGTTTGCTACGGGAATAGCCACCGCCGAACAGTTCTTCTCCCAGTTATATGCAGATCCCGATCTGGCCAACGAGCCGTTTTCCGGTGGCAGACAGATGAATTCTCATTTCGCCACGCCTAACCTCGATGCAGATGGTCAATGGAGAGACCTTACAAAAATAAAAAATACCGCCACCGATATGGCGCCGACTGCAGCGCAAATGCCGCGTGCACTTGGTCTCGCTTTCGCTTCCAAATTATTCCGCGATGTGGAAGCATTAAAACCATTCACACATCTCTCCAACAATGGTAACGAAGTGTGCTTTGCTACTATCGGTGACGCCTCTACTTCAGAGGGACATTTCTGGGAAACCATGAATGCAGCCGGCGTACTGCAGGTGCCAATGGTCGTTTTCGTTTGGGACGATGGCTATGGCATATCTGTACCGCGTAAGTACCAAACCACCAAAGGAAGTATCAGCGCTGCACTGGAAGGATTCCGTAAAGATGAACATTCCAACGGCTTAGAGATCTATAATGTGAAAGGATGGGACTATGCAGGTCTGTGCGAAACCTTCGAAGCTGGTATACGTAAAGCCCGGGAAACACATGTTCCGGTCTTATTCCACGTCGAAGAGCTGACACAACCACAGGGCCACTCAACCAGCGGATCTCACGAACGGTATAAAACCCGTGAACGCCTCACCTGGGAAAAAGAATTCGACTGCAATACCAAGATGAGACAATGGATCGTCGAAAATGCACTGGCAGACGAAACTACCTTGGTAGAAATTGAAAACAATGCCCGTATAAGCGCCCAGCAAGCCAGGAAAAGTGCGTGGGAAAAATATATATCCCCCATACGGGGTTATGTAGCAACATTTCAGGCGCATGCTAATGCAGTAGCTGCTGACCCGCAGGCCGACACCGCATTGGTAAATAATGTGATAGAGACATTGCAGGCAATCCGCGAGCCGTTGAGAAGAGATATCCTGAAAGCCGCCGCGACCATCGTGTTCCGGCACAAAAAAATATCTTCACCGGCATTGGATGCAATGAAAGGTTTCTATGAACAGATGTTGAACACCCAAAAAGAGACCTACAACACTTTGCTTCATGCTGAAGGTGCTAACTCCGTACTAAATGTACCGGTGATCGATCCGATATATGAAGAAGAAGCACCCGTCATCAATGGGTATGAAGTACTCAACAAATACTTCGATCAGCTGATCACTAACAATCCTAAAGTGTTCGCCTTTGGCGAAGACGTAGGTAAAATAGGAGACGTAAACCAGGGCTTTGCCGGCCTCCAGCAGAAGCATGGCAAGCAGCGTATATTCGATACCGGTATCCGTGAACTTACCATTATGGGACAAGGTATTGGTATGGCATTACGTGGTCTTCGCCCGATCGCCGAAATACAATACCTGGATTATCTGCTCTACGGCCTGCAGCCGCTCAGCGATGATGTAGCCAGCCTCCAGTACAGGACCAAAGGCATTCAACACTGCCCTATCATCGTTCGTACCCGTGGTCACCGGCTGGAAGGTATATGGCACTCAGGATCACCTATGGGCATGACGATACATGCGCTCCGTGGTATGAATGTCTGCGTACCTCGCAATATGGTGCAGGCGGCCGGTATGTACAATACCTTGCTGCATGCTAATGAACCTGCACTGGTAATAGAATCACTCAATGGATACCGGTTAAAAGAAAAATTACCCCATAACCTGGGTGAGTTTACGGTACCACTGGGTGTACCTGAAATAGTACGGGAGGGTACCGATGTCACCCTGGTATCTTATGGCTCTACACTGCGTGTCGTCGAAGAGGCCATGACGACATTGGAAGAAATGGGCATCTCCTGTGAATTGATCGATGTCCAGACATTACTGCCTTTCGATATTCACCATAGTATCGTTAGCTCGCTAAAGAAGACCAATCGCATCCTTTTCGTAGATGAAGACGTTCCGGGTGGTGGTACCGCTTATATGTTCCAGCAGGTGATAGAACTGCAAGGCGGATATCGCTGGCTCGATGTAGCGCCTCGCACACTCAGTGCACAGGCACACAGACCCGCATATGGCTCCGATGGCGATTATTTCTCCAAACCAAATGTGGAAGACGTGATCAGGGAGGTATTAGCAATGATGGAAGAATAG
- a CDS encoding RNA polymerase sigma-70 factor has translation MHDTPSMALFQQLFEANRDKIFRFACKLVGDTSRAQEITQQCFIKLWENMHKVQEGQDVFPLLFVYVKHIVIDETRRLYREKQHLAQLSSQQPVTEAYEDDHSLMRKEFEQQLKKLIEKMPEQRKQVYQLSREHGQSHKEIAAQLSLSPATVRNHLNLALQYIRREILTHYDMESK, from the coding sequence ATGCATGACACCCCTTCCATGGCCCTTTTTCAACAGCTTTTTGAAGCTAACCGGGATAAGATATTCAGGTTTGCTTGTAAGCTGGTAGGAGATACCTCAAGGGCTCAGGAGATCACCCAGCAATGCTTCATCAAGCTTTGGGAGAATATGCATAAGGTACAGGAAGGTCAAGATGTATTTCCCCTGCTTTTTGTATATGTCAAACATATTGTGATAGACGAAACCCGTAGGCTTTACCGGGAAAAGCAACATCTGGCACAGCTTTCTTCTCAGCAGCCTGTTACTGAAGCCTATGAAGACGACCATTCCCTGATGAGAAAGGAATTTGAGCAACAGTTGAAAAAATTGATTGAGAAAATGCCAGAACAGCGAAAGCAGGTATATCAGCTCAGTCGCGAACATGGGCAGAGTCATAAGGAAATTGCCGCTCAGCTTTCGCTATCACCGGCTACTGTACGAAACCATCTTAATCTTGCGTTACAATATATACGTCGTGAAATCCTGACCCATTACGATATGGAATCCAAATAA
- a CDS encoding DUF1573 domain-containing protein gives MKKFILSLFACMLLTTALWAQSQNGAGNAHPLDVKVKFKKESIDFGKTNLNKPVTVNFEFTNTSKEPVLIEAARASCGCTTPDWTKQPILPGKTGKVTATYSANGLGQQNKTIWVKFKGVDQDKELHLTGTVEN, from the coding sequence ATGAAAAAGTTTATTCTATCCCTATTTGCATGTATGCTGTTAACTACAGCATTATGGGCGCAGTCTCAGAACGGAGCTGGCAATGCTCATCCATTGGATGTGAAAGTGAAATTCAAGAAGGAGTCTATCGATTTTGGCAAAACTAACCTGAACAAACCTGTAACGGTAAATTTTGAGTTCACCAATACATCCAAGGAGCCGGTGCTGATCGAAGCAGCAAGAGCTAGCTGTGGCTGTACTACTCCTGACTGGACGAAACAACCCATACTGCCTGGAAAAACCGGTAAAGTAACTGCTACATACAGTGCAAATGGATTAGGTCAGCAGAACAAGACCATCTGGGTTAAGTTCAAGGGTGTAGATCAGGACAAAGAATTACACCTCACAGGAACTGTTGAAAACTAA
- a CDS encoding AI-2E family transporter, whose translation MKQPLPLTVKRSVELLGLCLLILLFYLGKDIIMPLLMAFFVSLLLLPLFRLLQRLKVPEVLAIVFSIFTAALLVLAVLGFFSFQIATLVKDFPQIERNVNLHWQTLSGWINEKLHFSAEEQLKMLQEQGTKLLNNAGSYMSGAAVSLTGVFVFLGLLPIYVFLLLFYKNLLLRFIFLWFSKDHHTQVESALRETEVIIKSYLMGLLIQITYMTVLVGGILMIIGIKHALLIGVIFAILNLIPYVGALVGNIIGVILTLTSSQELWHVVAVLLVIAVVQFLDNNILMPRIVGSKVKINALVSIVGVVIGGTIGGVAGMFLSLPLIAILKIIFDRTVEFRHWGVLLGDERPKLSPMTHPALRLRNRHIRRKDDEDEEG comes from the coding sequence ATGAAACAACCATTGCCACTCACCGTAAAGAGATCAGTAGAATTACTGGGCCTCTGCTTGCTGATCCTGCTGTTTTACCTGGGAAAGGACATCATTATGCCACTCCTGATGGCATTTTTTGTTAGCCTGCTATTACTGCCTCTGTTTCGGCTGTTACAACGCTTGAAAGTACCCGAAGTACTGGCTATCGTGTTTTCCATCTTTACTGCAGCTTTATTGGTCCTGGCAGTACTGGGATTTTTCTCCTTCCAGATAGCTACACTTGTAAAAGATTTTCCCCAAATAGAGCGGAATGTCAACTTGCATTGGCAGACCCTTAGCGGATGGATCAATGAAAAGCTCCACTTCTCGGCAGAGGAACAGCTAAAAATGTTGCAGGAACAAGGTACGAAACTACTCAATAACGCCGGTAGCTATATGAGCGGTGCCGCCGTATCCTTAACCGGCGTGTTCGTCTTTTTGGGATTACTGCCCATTTATGTATTCCTGCTATTGTTCTACAAAAATCTATTACTTCGGTTTATCTTTCTCTGGTTTAGTAAAGATCATCATACACAGGTGGAATCTGCCTTGCGGGAGACAGAGGTGATCATCAAAAGTTATCTAATGGGGTTGTTGATCCAGATTACTTATATGACCGTGCTGGTAGGTGGGATACTGATGATAATAGGGATCAAACATGCATTGCTGATCGGTGTTATTTTCGCTATTCTCAACCTGATCCCGTATGTCGGGGCTTTGGTGGGTAATATTATCGGTGTGATACTGACGCTCACCTCTTCCCAGGAACTCTGGCATGTCGTTGCCGTTCTGTTAGTGATCGCAGTAGTACAATTCCTTGATAACAATATTCTTATGCCCAGGATTGTGGGTTCAAAAGTGAAGATCAATGCCTTGGTGAGCATCGTAGGTGTAGTGATTGGAGGAACAATAGGCGGAGTCGCTGGCATGTTCCTATCCTTACCATTGATCGCTATTCTGAAGATTATTTTCGATCGTACCGTAGAATTCCGCCATTGGGGAGTGTTACTGGGAGATGAACGACCTAAGTTGAGCCCTATGACACACCCCGCCCTGCGATTAAGAAATCGTCATATTCGCCGGAAAGATGATGAGGACGAAGAAGGGTAG
- a CDS encoding response regulator transcription factor, which produces MKAGILLVEDDHFMAKLVKRHLEKAGHLVTHCTDGREASGLFNRQAFDLCLLDVIMPGKDGFTLAQEIRSKDEHIPIIFTTSRYLEQDRINGFEVGGDDYVVKPFNMLELECRMDVFLRRTRLSKGSKQLKYSIGKLAFYYTDLRIIHEETHKTINLPPREADLLKYLCENSHRQLQRDEILQEVWGNDDFFAGRSMDVYLTRLRKHFKLDPDLKLETFHGKGLKLSWKGAICENIRVS; this is translated from the coding sequence ATGAAAGCTGGCATCCTTCTGGTGGAAGACGATCATTTTATGGCCAAACTCGTCAAAAGGCACCTCGAAAAGGCAGGACATTTGGTAACCCACTGTACGGATGGCCGTGAAGCGTCGGGACTATTTAACAGGCAGGCTTTCGACCTTTGTTTACTCGACGTGATCATGCCCGGCAAAGATGGATTCACATTAGCACAGGAAATCAGAAGTAAAGATGAACATATCCCTATTATTTTTACCACCTCCCGTTATCTCGAACAAGACAGGATCAATGGTTTTGAAGTCGGTGGCGACGACTACGTAGTAAAGCCTTTTAACATGCTGGAGCTGGAGTGCCGGATGGATGTATTCCTGAGAAGGACCCGCTTATCAAAAGGCAGCAAACAACTGAAATACAGTATAGGCAAACTGGCCTTTTACTATACAGACCTTCGCATTATTCACGAAGAAACACATAAGACGATCAACCTTCCTCCAAGGGAAGCTGACCTGCTGAAATACCTGTGTGAGAACTCCCATCGTCAGTTGCAACGCGATGAGATACTCCAGGAGGTATGGGGCAACGATGACTTTTTCGCAGGCAGAAGTATGGACGTATACCTGACCCGCCTGCGTAAACACTTCAAACTGGATCCCGATCTCAAATTGGAAACCTTTCATGGCAAAGGCCTTAAACTGAGTTGGAAAGGCGCCATTTGTGAAAACATACGCGTATCATAA
- a CDS encoding YebC/PmpR family DNA-binding transcriptional regulator — MGRIFEVRKATMFARWDKMAKQFSRIGKEIAIAVKQGGPDVDNNPSLRRCIQNAKGVNMPKDRVDAAIKRAMGKDKTDYEEVVYEGYAAHGVAVMVDTATDNTTRTVANIRMHFNREGGSLGNSGSVGFLFNRVGEFKIKNDGQDLDELELELIDFGLEEIGEDSEGNIIIRAAFNEFGNMSKALEDKNIAVISAELKRIPSTTVELNDEQAKEVLELIDRLEQDDDVQQVFHNLK, encoded by the coding sequence ATGGGAAGAATATTTGAAGTACGAAAGGCCACTATGTTCGCCCGTTGGGACAAGATGGCCAAACAATTTTCCAGGATCGGGAAGGAAATAGCTATTGCCGTGAAGCAGGGAGGTCCTGATGTTGATAACAACCCCAGCCTCCGTCGTTGCATACAAAATGCCAAAGGTGTGAACATGCCTAAGGATCGCGTAGATGCTGCTATCAAACGTGCCATGGGTAAAGACAAGACGGACTATGAAGAAGTAGTATATGAGGGCTATGCTGCCCATGGAGTAGCTGTTATGGTAGATACTGCTACTGACAATACTACCCGTACAGTGGCTAATATCCGTATGCACTTTAACCGCGAAGGTGGCAGCCTCGGCAACAGTGGCTCTGTAGGGTTCCTATTCAACCGTGTTGGAGAGTTCAAGATAAAAAATGACGGCCAGGACCTGGATGAGCTGGAATTGGAGCTGATAGATTTCGGATTGGAAGAAATCGGAGAAGATAGTGAAGGTAACATCATTATCCGTGCGGCATTCAACGAATTCGGCAATATGTCCAAAGCATTGGAAGACAAAAACATTGCAGTCATCAGTGCCGAGTTGAAAAGAATTCCTTCTACGACAGTGGAATTGAATGACGAACAGGCGAAAGAGGTGTTGGAGCTGATCGACCGCCTGGAGCAGGATGACGACGTACAGCAGGTGTTCCACAACCTGAAATAG
- a CDS encoding amino acid permease — MSKLFAKKPMSLLLSEASDSEKGLKRTLGSGALIALGIGAIIGAGLFSLTGIAAAENAGPAVTISFMLAAFGCAFAGLCYAEFASMIPVAGSAYTYSYATMGEFIAWIIGWDLVLEYALGAATVAVSWSRYLLEFLHKFGIHLPHQLVVSPWETLKMSDGTIVSGGLFNLPAVIIVILLSLLLIKGTKESAGMNNFLVILKVSVVLLFIILGWSHIDPANYEPYIPANTGKYEHFGWTGIATGAAVVFFAFVGFDAVSTAAQEAKNPQKGMPMGILGSLVICTVLYVLFAHVMTGLLNYKLFAGDAKPAATAFAQTGYDFLQTGLIVAILAGYTSVILVMLLGQSRVFYSMSKDGLLPKFFSEVHPKFRTPWKTNAFFMVFVSLFSGLVPVSDLGHMVSIGTLFAFVLVCVGVMIMRKRMPELPRAFKTPLVPFVPIMGIIVCVYLMYSLPIESWARLAIWLGLGLLIYFTYGKKNSRISNQQGQ; from the coding sequence ATGAGCAAGCTTTTTGCTAAGAAACCAATGTCACTTTTGCTTTCTGAGGCATCTGATTCAGAAAAAGGATTAAAAAGAACATTAGGCTCTGGCGCATTGATAGCCTTAGGAATAGGGGCTATCATCGGTGCGGGGCTTTTTTCCCTTACCGGTATTGCTGCTGCTGAAAATGCCGGACCTGCTGTAACCATATCATTTATGCTGGCTGCTTTCGGATGTGCCTTTGCGGGTTTATGTTACGCTGAGTTTGCTTCCATGATACCTGTTGCTGGAAGTGCTTATACTTATTCCTATGCTACTATGGGTGAATTTATTGCCTGGATCATCGGATGGGACCTCGTGCTGGAATATGCGTTAGGTGCAGCAACTGTTGCTGTAAGCTGGTCCAGATACCTGCTGGAGTTCCTACATAAGTTTGGTATTCATCTTCCCCATCAGCTGGTGGTTTCTCCCTGGGAAACCTTAAAGATGAGCGATGGTACGATTGTTAGCGGAGGATTGTTCAATCTGCCAGCCGTTATTATTGTGATCCTGCTCTCTCTCCTGCTAATAAAGGGTACCAAGGAGTCTGCAGGTATGAATAATTTCCTGGTAATATTAAAAGTGTCAGTTGTACTATTATTCATCATTTTAGGTTGGAGCCATATAGATCCTGCCAACTATGAGCCTTATATTCCTGCTAATACCGGTAAATATGAGCATTTTGGCTGGACGGGTATTGCTACGGGTGCGGCAGTCGTATTTTTTGCATTCGTTGGTTTTGACGCCGTGTCAACGGCTGCCCAGGAAGCAAAGAATCCACAAAAAGGTATGCCCATGGGTATCCTTGGATCACTGGTAATCTGTACGGTATTATATGTACTTTTTGCACACGTGATGACCGGCTTGCTGAATTATAAATTATTCGCCGGCGATGCGAAACCTGCTGCTACTGCTTTTGCACAAACGGGTTATGACTTCTTACAAACAGGTCTGATCGTTGCGATCCTGGCTGGTTATACCTCGGTGATCCTGGTGATGTTGCTGGGTCAGAGCCGGGTATTCTACTCTATGAGTAAGGATGGTCTGTTGCCTAAGTTCTTCAGCGAGGTACATCCCAAGTTCAGAACTCCCTGGAAGACCAACGCCTTTTTCATGGTATTTGTATCACTGTTTTCTGGCCTTGTGCCCGTAAGCGACCTGGGTCACATGGTGAGTATCGGTACGCTGTTCGCTTTTGTGCTGGTTTGTGTAGGTGTAATGATCATGCGCAAAAGGATGCCGGAACTTCCCCGCGCGTTCAAGACGCCACTGGTACCCTTCGTACCTATCATGGGTATCATTGTCTGCGTGTACCTGATGTATTCCCTGCCTATCGAAAGCTGGGCCAGGTTGGCTATCTGGTTAGGACTGGGCCTGCTGATCTACTTTACCTATGGTAAAAAGAACAGCCGCATCAGCAACCAGCAAGGACAATAA